In one window of Phycisphaerales bacterium DNA:
- a CDS encoding VWA domain-containing protein: MTRHTKRFRPLARTSNNSRYARAGILALALAATVALPGLATAQQIDVVDRPSVNIVVPQRRVWIQGEPRSQIEIKSVQVSAKATGQAASTTIRITLHNHGGSQAEAQVLLPVPDGAAIGQFVLEGLGEQGIAKIMPADEARKIYNRIVASMRDPALLEFVGTSLVRSSVFPVPANGEQTVSMTYDHTLEADGDRVEYVLPRSAELMLQGAPWSFAMDVDSARPIATVYSPTHDIATETPSATSVKVSVSPEAFSGTPGPFRVGWLREPLEAGMLASSFVAYPDADGGGYFMLVAGPPALPDDGDREPVKREVTLVIDKSGSMRGEKIQQAREAAMQVISGLNEGEYFNIIAYSDTIDRLGDAAVAKTTQSEAEAIAFIKDINAVGGTNIHDALLSAVRTEPAEGVLPMVIFLTDGLPTVGVTQESAIRDAVAKANKHDRRVFGFGVGYDVNAPLLTAVSRETRGAPTFVLPQESVEAKVGQVFRRLTGPVLASPKLKPGKSASVKDMLPGELPDIFEGDQLIVLGRYTDESENLSFTLSGEGAQGERTFKMIFDPSRASVEHAFVPRLWAQRRIAQLVDAVRQAGADGKGEVSDELISEIVALSTRWGILTEYTSFLAIEAGVEVGVQMAVRGGAADMEGATRLDGLMRESAARPAAPAQTSVLYSLESAREERTGMGAVQQDAVNQQNMQVKAVMANRMQTAGGAQIILTGMRQVGDQTLFSRNGQWVDSSLLEAVEANNADVDETVEFATERYFELADELASENRQGVLALGRDVLLKRGGKVILVQAPQAEAP; encoded by the coding sequence ATGACCAGGCATACCAAGCGTTTCCGGCCACTCGCACGCACCTCGAACAACTCCCGGTACGCTCGCGCGGGCATCCTCGCACTGGCCCTTGCCGCCACGGTGGCTTTGCCAGGCTTGGCAACGGCCCAACAGATCGACGTAGTCGACCGGCCGAGCGTCAACATCGTCGTGCCCCAACGGCGGGTCTGGATCCAGGGCGAGCCGCGCTCGCAGATCGAGATCAAGAGCGTGCAGGTGTCGGCAAAGGCCACCGGCCAGGCCGCCAGCACCACCATCCGCATCACGCTGCACAACCATGGCGGAAGCCAGGCCGAAGCCCAGGTGTTGCTGCCCGTGCCCGACGGCGCGGCCATCGGACAGTTCGTGCTCGAAGGCCTGGGCGAGCAGGGCATCGCCAAGATCATGCCCGCCGACGAGGCCCGCAAGATCTACAACCGAATCGTCGCCTCGATGCGCGACCCGGCGTTGCTCGAATTCGTCGGCACCAGCCTGGTGCGCTCAAGCGTCTTTCCCGTGCCCGCCAACGGCGAGCAAACCGTCAGCATGACCTACGACCACACGCTCGAGGCCGACGGCGACCGGGTCGAGTACGTGCTGCCGCGTTCGGCCGAGCTCATGCTCCAGGGCGCGCCGTGGTCCTTCGCAATGGATGTCGACAGCGCCCGGCCGATCGCGACCGTCTACTCGCCCACGCACGACATCGCCACCGAGACGCCCAGCGCCACGAGCGTGAAGGTCTCGGTCTCGCCCGAGGCCTTCAGCGGCACCCCCGGCCCGTTCCGCGTGGGATGGCTGCGCGAGCCGCTCGAGGCCGGCATGCTGGCCAGTTCCTTCGTGGCGTATCCCGATGCCGACGGCGGGGGCTACTTCATGCTCGTCGCCGGCCCGCCCGCCTTGCCCGATGACGGCGACCGCGAGCCAGTGAAGCGTGAGGTCACGCTCGTGATCGATAAGAGCGGCTCGATGCGCGGCGAAAAGATCCAGCAGGCCCGCGAGGCTGCCATGCAGGTCATCAGCGGCCTGAACGAGGGCGAGTACTTCAACATCATCGCCTACTCGGACACCATCGATCGCCTCGGCGATGCCGCCGTCGCCAAGACCACCCAGAGCGAGGCCGAGGCCATCGCGTTCATCAAGGACATCAACGCCGTCGGCGGTACGAACATCCACGACGCCCTGCTATCGGCGGTGCGCACCGAACCGGCCGAGGGCGTGCTGCCCATGGTCATCTTCCTGACCGACGGGCTGCCGACGGTGGGCGTGACGCAGGAAAGTGCGATCCGCGATGCCGTGGCCAAAGCCAACAAGCACGACCGCCGCGTCTTTGGCTTCGGCGTGGGCTACGACGTCAATGCGCCGCTGCTGACCGCCGTCAGCCGCGAGACCCGCGGGGCGCCCACGTTCGTACTCCCGCAGGAGAGCGTCGAGGCCAAGGTAGGCCAGGTGTTCCGCCGCCTCACCGGTCCGGTGCTCGCGTCGCCGAAGCTCAAGCCCGGCAAGTCCGCCAGCGTGAAGGACATGTTGCCCGGCGAACTGCCCGATATCTTCGAGGGCGACCAGCTCATCGTTCTGGGCCGTTATACCGACGAAAGCGAGAACCTGTCGTTCACCCTCTCCGGCGAGGGCGCTCAGGGCGAGCGTACCTTCAAGATGATCTTTGACCCCAGCCGCGCGAGCGTCGAGCACGCCTTCGTGCCGCGCCTCTGGGCCCAGCGCCGCATCGCACAACTCGTTGACGCCGTCCGGCAGGCCGGCGCCGACGGCAAGGGCGAGGTCAGCGATGAGCTGATCTCCGAGATCGTGGCACTGAGCACTCGCTGGGGCATTCTGACGGAGTACACGTCGTTCCTGGCGATCGAGGCGGGCGTGGAAGTAGGCGTCCAGATGGCCGTTCGAGGTGGGGCGGCAGACATGGAGGGCGCCACGCGGCTGGACGGCCTGATGCGCGAGTCCGCGGCCCGACCGGCCGCACCCGCGCAGACGAGCGTGCTTTACAGCCTCGAGTCTGCGCGAGAGGAGCGAACCGGCATGGGCGCCGTGCAGCAAGACGCGGTGAACCAGCAAAACATGCAGGTCAAGGCCGTCATGGCCAACCGCATGCAGACCGCAGGTGGAGCGCAGATCATCCTCACCGGCATGCGACAGGTGGGCGATCAAACGCTCTTCAGCCGCAACGGCCAGTGGGTCGACTCCTCGCTGCTCGAGGCGGTCGAGGCCAACAATGCCGACGTGGACGAGACCGTCGAGTTTGCGACCGAACGCTACTTCGAGCTGGCCGACGAGCTGGCCTCGGAGAACCGCCAGGGCGTGCTCGCCCTTGGACGCGACGTGCTGCTCAAGCGCGGCGGCAAGGTCATCCTCGTCCAGGCTCCACAGGCCGAGGCGCCCTGA
- the rdgB gene encoding RdgB/HAM1 family non-canonical purine NTP pyrophosphatase, with amino-acid sequence MRVRSPITIATANPGKVAELRPIFAELGVQVVGLADLATPTSEPNETGDSFEANATIKAIEYARQTGTACLADDSGLVVDALGGAPGVISSHYAADGGVDPRPRRERDAANNARLLGDLKDVPDAERSARFVCVMVLASPRGEVLARSEGAFEGRIARAPRGGHGFGYDPLFLVAPGFDRTSAEMSPDEKNARSHRARAARRMAAAIAALA; translated from the coding sequence ATGCGCGTGCGTTCGCCCATCACCATCGCCACGGCCAACCCCGGCAAGGTCGCCGAGCTGCGGCCGATCTTCGCCGAGCTTGGCGTCCAGGTCGTGGGCCTGGCCGACCTCGCGACGCCGACGAGCGAGCCCAACGAGACCGGCGACAGCTTCGAGGCCAACGCGACGATCAAGGCCATCGAGTACGCCAGACAGACCGGGACCGCGTGCCTGGCCGACGACTCGGGCCTGGTGGTCGACGCCCTGGGCGGGGCGCCCGGGGTGATTTCGAGCCATTACGCGGCCGACGGCGGGGTCGACCCCCGGCCGCGGCGCGAACGCGATGCGGCCAACAACGCACGGCTGCTTGGCGACCTGAAGGACGTGCCCGACGCGGAGCGCTCGGCGCGATTCGTGTGCGTCATGGTGCTGGCAAGCCCCCGGGGCGAGGTGCTCGCCCGGAGCGAGGGCGCCTTCGAGGGCCGCATCGCCCGCGCACCGCGGGGCGGGCACGGCTTCGGGTACGACCCGCTGTTCCTGGTGGCGCCCGGGTTCGATCGCACCAGCGCGGAGATGTCGCCAGACGAGAAGAATGCCCGGAGCCATCGGGCCCGGGCCGCCCGCCGCATGGCCGCGGCGATCGCCGCCCTAGCCTGA
- a CDS encoding VOC family protein, with translation MAPTTPIISGVHHVTALAKDPRGNLDFYRRVLGLRFIKRTVNHDDPLTYHLYYADAVGTPGSVITHFPHPHAARARHGSGEIRRTVLAVPEGTLGFWRHRLGAHDVDVREATRFGADRLEFDDPDGMELGLVEADVEEVGRPWSEDGVDAAHAIRTVDGVSLRVRDAGVTGEFLQSALGLSAGEREGDVRRFTLPGGGPGRRLDLIEDAGDQHPMGAGTVHHVAWRVADDEALTSVADRLAEHNVAATPIIDRLYFHSIYFRVPGRVIFEIATEGPGFDVDEPMRELGRTLVLPPQHEPRRAEIEAHLLPLDGD, from the coding sequence ATGGCTCCGACCACCCCCATCATCTCGGGCGTCCATCACGTGACCGCCCTGGCGAAGGACCCGCGCGGCAACCTGGACTTCTACCGCCGCGTGCTCGGGCTGCGCTTCATCAAGCGCACGGTCAACCACGACGACCCGCTGACCTACCACCTCTACTACGCCGACGCGGTGGGCACGCCCGGCAGCGTGATCACGCACTTTCCCCATCCGCACGCGGCACGCGCCCGCCACGGCTCGGGGGAGATCCGGCGGACGGTGCTGGCGGTGCCGGAGGGAACGCTCGGCTTCTGGCGCCATCGGCTGGGGGCGCACGACGTCGACGTGCGGGAGGCCACGCGGTTCGGCGCCGATCGACTGGAGTTCGACGACCCCGACGGCATGGAGCTGGGCCTGGTCGAAGCCGACGTCGAGGAAGTGGGCAGGCCGTGGTCGGAAGACGGCGTCGACGCCGCGCACGCGATCCGGACCGTGGACGGCGTCTCGCTGCGGGTGCGCGATGCGGGCGTCACGGGCGAGTTCCTGCAATCGGCGCTGGGCTTGAGCGCCGGCGAGCGCGAGGGCGATGTCCGGCGATTCACCCTGCCCGGCGGCGGCCCGGGCCGGCGGCTGGATCTCATCGAAGACGCCGGCGACCAGCACCCCATGGGGGCCGGTACCGTGCACCACGTGGCGTGGCGCGTCGCCGATGACGAGGCGCTCACGTCCGTCGCCGATCGGCTGGCCGAGCACAACGTGGCGGCCACGCCCATCATCGATCGCCTGTACTTCCACTCGATCTACTTCCGCGTGCCCGGCCGGGTGATCTTCGAGATCGCCACCGAGGGCCCGGGCTTCGACGTGGACGAGCCGATGCGGGAACTGGGCCGTACGCTGGTGCTGCCACCCCAGCACGAGCCGCGGCGGGCGGAGATCGAGGCCCACCTGCTGCCCCTGGATGGAGACTGA
- the ligD gene encoding DNA ligase D: MGLKAYQRKRDFSSTPEPRGDGKPTKSARPVFVVQKHDASRLHYDFRLEISGALASWAVPKGPSLDPKDKRLAVHVEDHPLEYGDFEGVIPRGYGAGTVMLWDRGTFEAEGDAARGVKKGKLSVTLHGEKLKGGFTLTKMRSTKDDGDNWLLIKHDDEHADPERDVLADQPTSIKTGRSLKEIAAQGASSTRKPRSKSKPKPRSSTGRKESSRLPVFVPPQLCTLTDKAPDGDDWLHEIKFDGYRLVALRGGDRVRLLTRQENDWSDRFKPIAAAVSGLPADAVILDGEACLLDAHGHTSFQDLQNAIKARRFDRLVFFAFDLLHLDGHDLRKRPLVERKAELASLLADLPEDGVIRLSDHVVGQGEAMFTNACELALEGLISKKADAPYTSGRSRTWLKVKCSRRQEFVVIGWTPPGGSRTHFGSLLLAARDGDDRLIYTGRVGTGFNARSLEDIKKRLDALARKTCPADQPPKGAEAKGANWVTPQLVAEVAFTQWTDDGRLRHPSFQGLREDKPASGVHIDEPERVNAVSTRTSNEPTVEGVRISSPDRVVFPDAGITKLELAEYYAAVGERMLPFVKDRPLSTVRCPQGRQKKCFYQKHHTDTFADPVRSIRVNEKDGKADYLAVDSVAGLVALAQYGVIEVHPWGSKKGTLDKPDQITIDLDPGGGVSWEELKTAARRVRDMLDGVGLTSYLKITGGKGLHVVAPLKPKADWDQAKAFCRAVAETLAGAYPTQYTSTASKAGRGGRIFVDYLRNSQGATSIAPYSARARPGAPVAVPVRWEDLSRIDAANAYTITTLPRRLSRLKGDPWEGYFEATQTLPSGDAIS, translated from the coding sequence ATGGGACTCAAGGCGTACCAACGCAAGCGCGACTTCTCGAGCACGCCCGAGCCGCGCGGCGACGGCAAGCCTACCAAGTCCGCCAGGCCCGTCTTCGTCGTTCAGAAGCACGACGCCAGCCGGCTGCACTACGACTTCCGCCTCGAGATAAGCGGTGCCCTCGCGTCGTGGGCCGTACCGAAGGGGCCCTCGCTTGATCCCAAGGACAAGCGGCTGGCCGTGCACGTCGAGGACCACCCGTTGGAATACGGCGACTTCGAGGGCGTGATCCCAAGGGGCTACGGCGCGGGCACGGTCATGCTGTGGGACCGCGGCACGTTCGAGGCCGAGGGCGATGCGGCCAGGGGCGTGAAGAAGGGCAAGCTTTCGGTCACGCTGCACGGCGAGAAGCTCAAGGGTGGCTTCACGCTCACCAAGATGCGCAGCACGAAGGACGACGGCGACAATTGGCTGCTCATCAAGCACGACGACGAGCACGCCGACCCCGAGCGAGACGTCCTGGCCGACCAGCCCACGAGCATCAAGACGGGGCGCAGCTTGAAGGAGATCGCCGCACAGGGTGCGTCCAGCACAAGGAAGCCCAGGTCCAAGTCAAAGCCCAAGCCAAGGTCATCGACGGGCCGCAAGGAATCGTCGAGGCTCCCCGTATTCGTGCCGCCGCAACTCTGCACGCTTACCGACAAGGCGCCGGATGGTGACGACTGGCTGCACGAGATCAAGTTCGACGGCTACCGCCTCGTCGCCCTTCGCGGCGGCGACCGCGTGCGCCTCCTGACGCGCCAGGAGAACGACTGGTCCGATCGGTTCAAGCCGATCGCCGCCGCCGTTTCGGGGCTGCCGGCGGACGCGGTGATCCTCGACGGCGAGGCATGCCTGCTCGACGCCCATGGCCACACGTCGTTCCAGGATCTGCAAAACGCCATCAAGGCCAGGAGGTTCGATCGCCTGGTGTTCTTCGCCTTCGACCTCCTGCACCTGGATGGCCACGACCTGCGGAAGCGCCCATTGGTCGAGCGAAAGGCCGAGCTTGCCTCGCTCCTCGCCGATCTGCCCGAGGACGGCGTGATCCGCCTGAGCGACCACGTGGTCGGCCAGGGCGAGGCGATGTTCACCAATGCCTGCGAACTCGCGCTCGAGGGCCTGATCAGCAAGAAGGCGGACGCCCCCTACACGTCGGGCCGATCGCGAACCTGGCTGAAGGTCAAGTGCTCACGGCGACAGGAGTTCGTCGTCATCGGCTGGACGCCGCCCGGCGGTTCGCGCACGCACTTCGGCTCGCTCCTGCTGGCCGCGCGCGACGGCGACGACAGGCTGATCTACACCGGCCGAGTCGGGACGGGCTTCAATGCGCGTTCGCTCGAGGATATCAAGAAGCGACTGGACGCCCTGGCCCGAAAGACGTGCCCGGCCGACCAGCCGCCGAAGGGGGCCGAGGCCAAGGGCGCCAACTGGGTGACTCCGCAACTCGTCGCCGAGGTCGCCTTCACGCAGTGGACCGACGACGGCCGCCTTCGGCACCCCTCGTTCCAAGGATTGCGGGAAGACAAGCCCGCCAGCGGGGTGCACATCGATGAGCCGGAGAGGGTGAACGCCGTGAGCACGAGAACCTCCAACGAGCCGACGGTCGAGGGCGTGCGCATCAGCAGCCCCGACCGCGTGGTCTTCCCCGACGCCGGCATCACCAAGCTCGAGCTGGCCGAGTACTACGCGGCCGTGGGCGAGCGGATGCTGCCGTTCGTCAAGGATCGCCCGCTGAGCACCGTCCGCTGCCCGCAGGGTCGCCAGAAGAAGTGCTTCTACCAGAAGCATCACACCGATACCTTCGCCGATCCGGTGCGCTCGATCCGCGTGAACGAGAAGGACGGCAAGGCCGACTACCTGGCGGTCGACTCGGTCGCCGGCCTGGTCGCGCTCGCGCAGTACGGCGTGATCGAGGTCCACCCGTGGGGGTCAAAGAAGGGAACGCTGGACAAGCCCGACCAGATCACCATCGATCTCGACCCCGGCGGCGGCGTCTCGTGGGAAGAGCTCAAGACCGCCGCCCGCCGCGTGCGCGACATGCTCGATGGCGTGGGGCTCACCAGCTACCTGAAGATCACCGGCGGCAAGGGGCTGCACGTCGTCGCGCCGCTCAAGCCCAAGGCCGACTGGGACCAGGCGAAAGCTTTCTGTCGCGCCGTCGCCGAAACGCTCGCGGGCGCGTACCCCACGCAATACACCAGCACCGCCAGCAAGGCCGGCCGCGGCGGCAGGATCTTCGTCGACTACCTGCGCAATTCACAGGGCGCCACGTCGATTGCGCCCTACTCCGCCCGTGCCAGGCCCGGGGCCCCGGTGGCCGTGCCCGTGCGATGGGAAGACCTGTCGCGCATCGATGCCGCCAATGCGTACACCATCACCACGCTGCCGCGGCGGCTGTCGCGACTCAAGGGCGATCCGTGGGAGGGCTACTTCGAGGCCACGCAAACGCTGCCCAGCGGCGACGCTATTTCCTGA
- a CDS encoding Ku protein codes for MRAIWKGHISFGLVNIPVSLYPAEQRADLQLHMLDSRNFSRIRYERVNAETGEEVPWDATVKGYEYEKGQYVVIGKDELQAAAPEATRTVEIEAFVELDDIDPLYFDKPYFLEPTKQGRKGYVLLRDALRESGKAGIATVVIRTRQYLAALAPRGDGLVLNLMRYHQELRSFDDLDLPGSADDVGVKAKELKMARDLIASMESDWDPTEYHDEYRERLMAYIEERIESGELERAPDVHEPDEGEAPPPINLMDALKKSLGGSDEKKAKKKSKKKSSKKAG; via the coding sequence ATGCGAGCCATCTGGAAGGGCCACATCTCATTCGGGCTGGTGAACATCCCGGTCTCTCTGTATCCCGCAGAGCAGCGGGCCGACCTGCAGTTGCACATGCTCGACTCGCGGAACTTCTCGCGCATCCGCTATGAACGCGTGAATGCCGAGACGGGCGAGGAAGTGCCCTGGGATGCGACCGTCAAGGGATACGAGTACGAGAAGGGGCAGTACGTCGTCATCGGCAAGGACGAACTGCAAGCCGCAGCGCCGGAGGCAACCAGGACGGTCGAGATCGAGGCGTTCGTGGAACTGGACGACATCGATCCGCTGTACTTCGACAAGCCCTACTTCCTTGAGCCCACCAAGCAGGGGCGCAAGGGCTACGTCCTGCTGCGAGACGCCCTGCGCGAGTCCGGCAAGGCGGGCATCGCCACCGTCGTCATCCGCACGCGGCAGTACCTGGCCGCGCTGGCCCCGCGCGGCGACGGGCTGGTGCTCAACCTCATGCGGTACCACCAGGAATTGCGAAGCTTCGACGACCTCGACCTGCCCGGCTCGGCCGACGACGTGGGCGTGAAGGCCAAGGAACTCAAGATGGCCCGCGACCTGATCGCTTCGATGGAGAGCGACTGGGACCCAACCGAATACCACGACGAGTACCGCGAACGGTTGATGGCGTACATCGAGGAACGCATCGAGTCGGGCGAACTCGAGCGTGCGCCCGACGTGCACGAGCCGGACGAGGGCGAGGCCCCGCCGCCCATCAACCTGATGGATGCCCTGAAGAAGAGCCTGGGCGGCTCCGACGAGAAGAAGGCTAAAAAGAAGTCGAAGAAGAAGTCCTCGAAGAAGGCCGGCTGA
- a CDS encoding dienelactone hydrolase family protein yields MDATVHDAFDTSLETPPHAGGPVLHAGAPPEEAKIAMILLHGRGAGPEDVLSLADAYALEGVCYLAPAAGDLQIEKRSWYPHPFTMDFDKNEPFIESAFSVIESLLSHLAKRGLPPERCVLGGFSQGACLATHFAYRYPRRYGMIVGYSGGLIGNHKQVFQPHGDLEGTPVELSGGEKDVRVPWARVEQTARVLRAMHAQVEIESYPDLPHTICREQVQKTRERLQALLAGLRK; encoded by the coding sequence ATGGACGCGACCGTACACGACGCCTTCGACACCTCGCTGGAGACCCCGCCGCACGCCGGCGGCCCCGTGCTGCACGCGGGCGCCCCGCCCGAGGAGGCGAAGATCGCGATGATCCTGCTGCACGGCCGCGGCGCCGGGCCAGAGGACGTGCTCTCGCTGGCCGACGCTTACGCGCTCGAGGGCGTGTGCTACCTCGCGCCCGCCGCGGGCGATCTCCAGATCGAGAAGCGTTCCTGGTATCCACACCCCTTCACGATGGACTTCGACAAGAACGAGCCGTTCATCGAGAGCGCGTTCTCGGTCATCGAGTCGCTGCTGAGCCACCTGGCCAAGCGGGGCCTGCCCCCCGAGCGCTGCGTGCTGGGCGGCTTCTCGCAGGGCGCGTGCCTGGCGACGCACTTTGCCTACCGCTACCCGCGCCGCTACGGCATGATCGTGGGCTACAGCGGCGGGCTCATCGGCAACCACAAGCAGGTCTTCCAGCCCCACGGCGACCTGGAGGGCACGCCGGTCGAACTCTCCGGCGGCGAGAAGGACGTCCGCGTGCCATGGGCCCGGGTGGAGCAGACCGCGCGCGTCCTGCGCGCCATGCACGCCCAGGTCGAGATCGAGAGCTATCCGGATCTGCCGCACACGATCTGCCGCGAGCAGGTGCAGAAGACGCGCGAGCGGTTGCAGGCGTTGCTGGCGGGCCTCAGGAAATAG